In the Terriglobia bacterium genome, one interval contains:
- a CDS encoding DUF2905 domain-containing protein: MNELGKMLLVLGSLIVLVGAALLLAGRFNLPLGRLPGDFVYRGKNSVFYFPLSTCIIISVVLSLLFWLFGRGR; the protein is encoded by the coding sequence ATGAATGAGTTGGGAAAAATGCTGCTGGTGCTCGGCAGCCTGATCGTTCTGGTTGGCGCGGCCCTGCTGCTGGCAGGCCGTTTCAATCTGCCGCTGGGCCGCCTGCCGGGCGATTTTGTTTATCGCGGCAAAAACTCTGTCTTCTACTTTCCTCTTTCCACGTGCATCATCATCAGCGTGGTGCTGTCATTGCTTTTCTGGCTGTTTGGGCGCGGCCGCTGA
- a CDS encoding amidohydrolase produces MLLSLCWVLSSFAFAQQPQNTQQPSPASQNPASPEQATPGTESKANAVTDNATPNKKPAPETPAIHNDVVIKGGTILTVTHGKIENGSIYIHNGKIAAVGQSVDAPAGATVIDATGKFVMPGIIDSHSHIALDDDVNEATSPITPQMMMRDAFDYNDKAIYRALAGGVTTSLLLHGSANMIGGQAIVIKHKYGLGRDELLFPGAPQSIKFASGENPKRVYGSRNQLPSTRMGNFEVMRASFIEAREYMRTWDDYDAKVKKGDKDATPPKKDLKLEALADILRGKLLVQIHCYRADEFLTEMAMAKEFGYKIRAFHHALEAYKVADKIAANGVAIATWPDWWGFKYEAWDGIPWNAAISAHKGVRVALKSDSEDVTRRLNQEAGKAIHYGLTEDEALRAITINPAWIIGVDDRVGSIDVGKDADISIWNSYPLSSSALVDKVLIDGDLYFDRSLPGLGLTHYKEVQ; encoded by the coding sequence ATGTTGCTGTCATTGTGTTGGGTGCTAAGCAGTTTTGCTTTTGCGCAGCAGCCCCAGAACACGCAGCAGCCTTCGCCCGCATCGCAAAACCCTGCCAGTCCGGAGCAAGCCACTCCCGGAACTGAATCCAAAGCCAACGCGGTCACCGACAACGCCACGCCCAACAAAAAGCCCGCGCCGGAAACGCCGGCAATTCACAATGACGTGGTCATCAAGGGCGGGACGATTCTCACGGTGACCCACGGCAAGATCGAAAACGGCAGTATCTACATCCACAACGGGAAGATTGCCGCCGTGGGGCAGAGCGTGGATGCTCCGGCCGGCGCAACCGTGATCGATGCCACCGGAAAGTTCGTGATGCCCGGCATTATTGACTCACACTCGCACATCGCGCTCGATGACGACGTGAACGAAGCCACCAGTCCCATCACGCCGCAGATGATGATGCGCGACGCCTTTGACTACAACGACAAGGCAATTTATCGCGCGCTGGCCGGCGGCGTTACCACATCACTGCTGCTGCACGGCTCAGCCAACATGATTGGCGGGCAGGCCATTGTGATCAAGCACAAGTATGGCCTCGGTCGCGACGAACTGCTCTTCCCAGGCGCGCCGCAGTCCATCAAGTTTGCCAGCGGCGAGAATCCAAAGCGCGTCTATGGCAGCAGGAACCAGCTGCCTTCCACACGCATGGGCAACTTTGAGGTGATGCGTGCGTCATTCATTGAAGCCCGCGAGTACATGCGCACATGGGACGACTACGACGCCAAAGTGAAAAAAGGCGACAAGGACGCCACGCCGCCCAAGAAGGACCTGAAGCTGGAAGCGCTGGCCGATATTCTTCGCGGCAAGCTGCTGGTGCAGATCCATTGCTATCGCGCCGATGAGTTCCTTACCGAAATGGCCATGGCCAAGGAGTTCGGCTACAAGATCCGCGCGTTTCACCACGCGCTTGAAGCATACAAAGTTGCCGACAAGATCGCCGCCAACGGCGTGGCCATTGCCACATGGCCAGACTGGTGGGGCTTTAAGTATGAAGCGTGGGACGGTATTCCCTGGAACGCCGCCATCTCCGCGCACAAAGGCGTCCGCGTTGCGCTCAAGAGCGATTCAGAAGACGTGACCCGCCGCCTCAATCAGGAAGCCGGCAAGGCCATCCATTATGGCCTTACGGAAGATGAAGCGCTGAGAGCCATCACGATTAATCCCGCGTGGATCATCGGCGTTGATGATCGCGTCGGCTCCATTGACGTGGGAAAAGACGCGGACATCTCAATCTGGAACAGCTACCCGCTTTCTTCTTCCGCGCTGGTCGATAAGGTTCTCATCGATGGCGATCTTTACTTTGACCGCTCGCTTCCCGGACTCGGGCTTACCCACTACAAGGAGGTACAGTAA
- a CDS encoding M42 family metallopeptidase, translated as MKISLFLFLLFSLASFAQSRPAAAGDETQQLLQALADAPGPSGFEEPVRKIMVERMKPMAEKLSYDGLGSVIAVQGTSGPRIMVDAHMDELGGMVRRVTNDGYLTMQMLGGWLDQALVDQRWTIIGSKGPVRAITGIRDIHIVPQEERTKVYPRESLFLDVGAKNAAEVAALGLEPGDPVVPDAPFAVMNGSQNYLGKGWDDRVGCAVVIEAMKKLAHAPHPNQIFWVATVQEEIGVRGAHTSSEIVKPEIGIAIEGGVTRDAPGVHPEEAQELLGGGPAIFLYDSSALPNLKLVSLIKQTAKEKVIPLQSDLIQGYGDDSSEMQKSNGGAPTVNMVVPVRYTHSHNGIMNRGDFDKMVDLLVAVLQKLDAKTVANLKDFTPQ; from the coding sequence ATGAAAATTAGCCTTTTCCTGTTTTTGCTCTTCTCGCTGGCAAGCTTTGCTCAATCGCGGCCTGCCGCCGCCGGTGACGAAACGCAACAACTTCTGCAGGCGCTGGCCGATGCGCCCGGGCCTTCCGGCTTTGAAGAGCCAGTGCGCAAGATCATGGTTGAGCGCATGAAGCCGATGGCAGAAAAGTTGAGCTATGACGGCCTTGGCTCCGTGATCGCCGTGCAGGGCACAAGCGGCCCGCGCATTATGGTGGACGCGCACATGGACGAATTGGGCGGGATGGTGCGGCGCGTGACTAATGATGGCTATCTCACTATGCAGATGCTGGGTGGCTGGCTGGACCAGGCGCTGGTGGATCAGCGCTGGACAATTATTGGATCGAAAGGGCCGGTGCGGGCGATTACCGGCATTCGCGATATTCATATCGTTCCGCAGGAAGAGCGAACCAAGGTCTATCCGCGTGAATCGCTCTTTCTTGACGTGGGCGCGAAGAACGCGGCTGAAGTTGCCGCGCTGGGGCTGGAGCCGGGTGATCCTGTGGTTCCGGACGCGCCGTTCGCGGTGATGAACGGAAGCCAGAATTACCTGGGCAAGGGCTGGGACGACCGCGTGGGCTGTGCCGTGGTGATTGAGGCCATGAAGAAGCTGGCGCACGCCCCGCATCCGAACCAGATTTTCTGGGTGGCGACGGTGCAGGAAGAAATCGGTGTGCGCGGCGCGCATACCTCCAGTGAAATTGTGAAGCCGGAGATTGGCATTGCCATTGAAGGCGGCGTCACGCGCGACGCGCCCGGAGTGCACCCGGAAGAAGCTCAGGAGCTGCTCGGAGGCGGGCCGGCGATTTTTCTGTATGACTCCAGCGCACTGCCAAACCTGAAATTGGTCTCGCTGATCAAGCAGACAGCGAAAGAAAAAGTCATCCCGTTGCAAAGCGACCTGATCCAGGGCTATGGCGACGATTCGTCCGAGATGCAGAAGAGCAACGGCGGCGCGCCAACCGTGAACATGGTCGTCCCGGTGCGCTATACGCACTCGCACAACGGCATCATGAACCGCGGCGACTTTGACAAGATGGTGGACCTGCTAGTGGCGGTGCTGCAAAAGCTGGACGCAAAGACCGTGGCGAATTTGAAGGATTTCACGCCGCAGTAA
- a CDS encoding hemolysin family protein, whose protein sequence is MTLVALYTVVLLLCALLVLVSYVERLYTESGKFLSREFQENIEAFENLVEPRLLRSSQRAALTFSVLTQLSTASVAFIIGYLVFRDPHWTWPETVQAIIGIILVIIVCNRLLPYMLFTRTRGVWLVKFIPLLQVLIYLMLPITVVLGFGLSVAALAEPHEPEEPEHPSEAVDALIEAAEEEGILEEGDRQLIQSVVEFGDKTVRDVMTPRPNIFAVPSTTTIEKFTSMLRDKPHSRVPVFSTSIDQIEGMVLAHDLIQLPEADARTTTVAKLVRPVLFVPETKMTSQLLREMQKDNIHMAIVIDEYGSVAGLVTLEDLVEEIVGEIRDEHEFSHDIIREGDHAYVMQGTVDVGRLQDLFDMRLDQRDTTTVGGLVSAIAGRIPQPGEVVEDEGLRFEILESTDRKIEKVRVCRSQPEQADSSPRQREA, encoded by the coding sequence ATGACCCTCGTCGCTCTATACACGGTCGTTCTCCTGCTCTGCGCGCTGCTTGTACTCGTCTCGTATGTCGAGCGGCTCTACACCGAAAGCGGCAAGTTCCTGAGCCGTGAATTTCAGGAAAACATTGAGGCCTTTGAAAATCTTGTCGAGCCGCGTCTGCTTCGTTCCAGCCAGCGCGCAGCTCTTACTTTTTCTGTCCTCACGCAGCTCAGCACGGCATCTGTCGCCTTCATCATCGGCTATCTTGTCTTTCGAGACCCGCATTGGACCTGGCCGGAAACCGTGCAGGCGATCATCGGCATCATTCTGGTCATTATTGTTTGCAACCGCCTGCTGCCTTACATGCTGTTCACCCGGACGCGCGGCGTGTGGCTGGTGAAATTCATTCCGCTCTTGCAAGTCCTGATCTATCTCATGCTGCCCATCACCGTCGTTCTTGGTTTCGGGCTCTCCGTGGCCGCGCTGGCGGAGCCACATGAGCCAGAAGAACCTGAGCATCCTTCAGAAGCCGTGGACGCGCTGATTGAAGCCGCGGAAGAAGAAGGTATTCTGGAAGAGGGTGACCGCCAACTCATTCAGTCCGTGGTTGAGTTTGGCGACAAGACTGTTCGTGACGTGATGACGCCCCGGCCTAACATCTTTGCCGTACCGTCCACCACGACCATTGAAAAATTTACGTCCATGCTGCGTGACAAGCCGCATTCCCGCGTGCCCGTATTTTCCACCAGCATCGACCAAATTGAAGGCATGGTGCTGGCGCATGATCTCATCCAGCTTCCTGAAGCCGATGCTCGCACCACCACCGTCGCCAAGCTCGTGCGTCCAGTGCTCTTCGTGCCTGAAACCAAGATGACCTCACAGCTTCTCCGTGAAATGCAGAAAGACAACATCCACATGGCCATCGTCATTGACGAATATGGCTCCGTCGCGGGCCTGGTCACGCTGGAGGACCTAGTGGAGGAAATCGTCGGTGAAATTCGCGACGAGCATGAGTTTTCGCATGACATCATCCGTGAAGGCGACCACGCTTACGTGATGCAGGGCACAGTGGACGTTGGCCGCCTTCAGGACCTTTTTGATATGCGCCTTGACCAGCGCGATACCACCACAGTCGGCGGTCTGGTCAGCGCCATCGCTGGACGAATTCCCCAGCCCGGTGAAGTCGTTGAAGATGAAGGTCTCCGTTTTGAAATCCTTGAATCCACAGATCGCAAAATAGAAAAGGTCAGGGTTTGCCGGTCGCAGCCGGAGCAAGCTGATTCTTCTCCGCGACAGCGAGAGGCATAA
- the dtd gene encoding D-tyrosyl-tRNA(Tyr) deacylase, with protein sequence MRAVVQRVSRCRVTVEGNVVGEIGTGLLVLLGVSKADNEAAADYLVEKIVALRIFEDAEGKMNRSVQDSGGAVLVVSQFTLYGDVRRGKRPSFDAAARPEEAKRLYEYFVGKIRTAGLRCETGQFQAMMEVELVNSGPVTILLDSEKQF encoded by the coding sequence ATGCGAGCCGTAGTCCAGAGAGTGAGCCGCTGCCGCGTGACCGTTGAGGGCAACGTTGTCGGCGAAATCGGTACCGGACTCCTGGTGCTGTTGGGCGTGAGCAAGGCCGACAATGAAGCCGCGGCGGATTACCTGGTGGAAAAGATCGTGGCCCTCCGCATTTTTGAAGATGCTGAGGGCAAGATGAATCGTTCTGTACAAGACTCCGGCGGCGCGGTGCTGGTGGTTTCACAATTCACGCTCTATGGCGACGTGCGGCGGGGCAAGCGTCCGTCGTTTGACGCAGCGGCACGGCCCGAAGAGGCCAAGCGGCTGTACGAATATTTTGTCGGCAAAATCCGGACGGCCGGACTGCGCTGCGAAACAGGACAATTCCAGGCCATGATGGAAGTTGAGCTGGTGAACAGCGGGCCGGTGACGATCCTGCTGGATTCGGAGAAACAATTCTAA
- a CDS encoding amidohydrolase family protein, whose amino-acid sequence MLKKLIIIIALVASFSAQSLSAQTKKTKSAPAPARSAHSNAATPASNETIALKGGKLLTITHGVIENGVVVMHNGRITAVGGPGTAIPSGAKVIDATGMTVYPGLIDSETHLGLTEISAERMTNDEIEMSDEIMPHMHVYDAFHAETALIPVTRLNGITNAIVAPASGDTLPGQDSFIQLAGASASEMLTIRDIAMPLNFTGAQRRNQSFEQAKFPFTRMGMATQLRQAFIDALDYDQKLAAYDRKKSSSDAKEKDKAGAPPKRDLKLEALLPYLHGKKPVVLAAEQPNDLLTALDLANEFHLKVILNHVTHSASLLDKVAATGLPVIVGPIYEQPKESERYDAVYSVPAQLAKRGVKIAFASYDAHQSRNLPYAAGYAVGFGLPPDEALKALTINPAQMWGVDKDLGSLDVGKMGNVVVANGDPLDVKTDVKHVFIQGQEIPLVSKQTQLRDQYWK is encoded by the coding sequence ATGCTGAAAAAATTGATTATTATCATCGCCCTTGTAGCGAGCTTTTCCGCGCAAAGCCTTAGCGCACAAACAAAGAAAACTAAATCCGCGCCCGCTCCGGCACGATCGGCCCACTCAAACGCCGCCACTCCCGCTTCCAATGAGACGATTGCGCTGAAAGGTGGCAAGCTGCTTACCATCACGCACGGCGTTATTGAAAACGGCGTGGTGGTAATGCATAACGGACGCATCACTGCTGTCGGCGGCCCGGGAACGGCAATCCCTTCCGGCGCAAAAGTCATCGACGCAACCGGCATGACGGTCTATCCCGGACTGATCGATTCAGAAACTCACCTGGGCCTGACTGAGATTTCCGCCGAGCGCATGACTAATGATGAAATCGAGATGAGCGACGAGATCATGCCGCATATGCATGTTTACGATGCCTTCCATGCAGAGACTGCGCTGATTCCCGTAACGCGCCTAAATGGCATTACCAACGCCATTGTCGCTCCGGCCAGCGGTGACACCCTGCCCGGTCAGGATTCATTCATCCAGCTCGCCGGCGCATCCGCCTCAGAGATGCTGACGATCCGCGATATCGCCATGCCTCTCAACTTCACTGGCGCCCAGCGCCGCAACCAGAGCTTTGAGCAAGCCAAATTTCCCTTCACCCGCATGGGTATGGCAACGCAGCTGCGCCAGGCATTTATTGACGCGCTGGATTACGACCAGAAACTTGCGGCCTATGACAGGAAGAAGTCCAGTTCAGACGCGAAAGAAAAGGACAAGGCCGGCGCTCCTCCCAAGCGCGACCTGAAACTTGAGGCCCTTCTGCCTTACCTGCACGGCAAAAAACCTGTAGTGCTGGCGGCTGAGCAGCCAAACGACCTGCTCACGGCGCTGGATCTGGCGAATGAATTTCACCTCAAGGTAATTCTCAACCATGTGACGCATTCCGCCAGCCTGCTGGACAAAGTCGCTGCCACCGGCTTGCCCGTGATCGTCGGCCCCATTTACGAGCAGCCCAAAGAATCAGAGCGGTATGACGCGGTCTATAGCGTTCCGGCGCAACTGGCCAAGCGCGGCGTGAAAATCGCGTTTGCTTCTTATGACGCGCACCAGTCGCGCAACCTGCCTTATGCCGCCGGTTACGCTGTCGGGTTTGGACTGCCGCCCGATGAAGCGCTCAAGGCCTTGACTATCAATCCCGCGCAGATGTGGGGCGTGGACAAGGACCTCGGCTCGCTCGACGTCGGCAAGATGGGCAACGTCGTTGTGGCCAATGGCGATCCGCTGGACGTGAAGACTGATGTAAAACACGTCTTCATTCAAGGCCAGGAAATTCCTCTGGTCAGCAAGCAGACGCAGTTGCGCGACCAATACTGGAAATAA
- a CDS encoding DoxX family protein, whose translation MADYAQVALTTDAVQSAESQAFPQSESPAPVEHWGLASRIAFRFCVAYFILFSLSNQILGGLFLIPKVNIPELSSLWPLRHITFWTASHVFRVKHELVYTGSGSGDKTFDWVLAFCLLVIASVITLVWSILDRRRPNYVTFHKWFRLALRFALASEMFLYGLAKAIPLQMPFPYLTRLLEPYGNFSPMAVLWSSIGASRSYEIFAGCAETVGGILLLTPRTTPLGALVCLADMIQVFMLNMTYDVPVKLFSFHLILFSLFLLVPDARRMIDFFFTDRAAAPSRQSALFCSARANRVAVALQVVFGLYLLGMGVYSGIQAWHTYGGGRPKSALYGIWNVDEMSVDGQLRSPLFTDKDRWRRVVFDFPTFTSFQRPDDTFAGYGSAINEKEHTIGLTKPADKNWKAALTYTRPAPDQLVLAGSMDGHQVEMKLKLVDRDKFNLVNRGFHWINEYPFQR comes from the coding sequence TTGGCAGACTACGCTCAAGTTGCTCTTACAACCGATGCTGTTCAATCGGCGGAATCTCAGGCCTTTCCCCAATCCGAATCTCCCGCTCCGGTGGAGCATTGGGGGCTTGCTTCCCGCATCGCTTTTCGATTCTGCGTTGCTTATTTCATTCTCTTCAGCCTGAGCAACCAGATTCTGGGCGGGCTGTTTCTCATCCCAAAAGTAAATATTCCCGAGCTATCTTCTCTCTGGCCCTTGCGGCACATCACCTTCTGGACCGCCAGCCATGTATTTCGCGTCAAGCATGAACTCGTTTACACCGGCAGCGGCAGCGGTGACAAGACATTCGACTGGGTTCTGGCTTTCTGCCTGCTGGTGATTGCCTCGGTGATCACGCTCGTTTGGTCGATTCTGGATCGCCGTCGCCCCAACTACGTGACTTTCCACAAGTGGTTCCGATTGGCGTTGCGCTTCGCGCTTGCTTCAGAGATGTTTCTGTACGGCCTTGCCAAGGCGATTCCCTTGCAGATGCCCTTTCCTTATCTCACGCGCCTGCTGGAGCCTTACGGCAACTTCTCGCCGATGGCGGTACTGTGGTCGTCGATTGGAGCTTCACGTTCCTATGAGATTTTTGCCGGTTGCGCTGAAACTGTGGGAGGCATTTTGCTCCTGACCCCGCGGACCACGCCCCTTGGAGCGCTGGTCTGCCTGGCGGACATGATTCAGGTTTTCATGCTGAATATGACCTATGACGTGCCGGTGAAACTATTCTCCTTTCATCTGATCCTGTTTTCTCTCTTCCTGCTGGTCCCCGATGCGCGCAGAATGATCGACTTCTTCTTTACTGACCGCGCCGCAGCTCCTTCGCGACAATCCGCTCTATTTTGCTCCGCGCGCGCCAACCGTGTGGCCGTGGCTTTGCAGGTTGTATTTGGCTTGTACCTGCTCGGCATGGGTGTTTATTCGGGAATTCAGGCTTGGCACACCTATGGTGGCGGGCGACCCAAGTCCGCGCTGTATGGCATCTGGAATGTCGATGAGATGTCGGTTGACGGCCAGCTGCGCTCTCCGTTGTTTACTGACAAGGACCGCTGGCGTCGCGTGGTCTTTGATTTCCCTACCTTCACGTCATTCCAGCGGCCGGATGACACCTTTGCCGGATACGGATCAGCCATCAATGAGAAAGAACATACGATTGGCTTGACCAAGCCTGCGGACAAGAACTGGAAAGCCGCCCTAACCTACACTCGTCCTGCCCCCGACCAGCTTGTCCTGGCCGGCTCCATGGATGGCCATCAGGTTGAGATGAAATTGAAGCTCGTGGACCGCGACAAGTTCAATTTGGTGAATCGCGGTTTCCACTGGATAAACGAATATCCATTCCAGCGCTGA
- the era gene encoding GTPase Era, with translation MPQPHSGFVSIIGRPNAGKSTLLNALVGEKIAIVTEKPQTTRMNIQGILNVKPKGKRPGGQIVFIDTPGVHKPDSRLNRKMMQEIHAALESRDLVLLLVDATDRFGPADEQVLELVKHSGAPVILLLNKVDRLHKERLLPVIERYSKLHAFQEVIPISALKGEGLEVLLDKVIRALPQSPPYFPEDQLTDQPERFLASEIIREKVLLQTGKEVPYATAVIVERFEDLPKLLRIAAAIFCERDSQKAILIGKGGQKLKQMGTSARMELEKRFGKKVYLELFVKVKAGWRQSAAFVEELDWRRQLENLSTPQNDSEKF, from the coding sequence ATGCCGCAGCCGCACTCAGGTTTCGTATCCATCATCGGGCGTCCCAACGCCGGTAAAAGCACGCTGCTCAACGCACTGGTCGGTGAGAAAATCGCCATCGTCACGGAAAAGCCGCAGACCACGCGCATGAACATCCAGGGCATTCTCAACGTCAAGCCAAAAGGCAAGCGCCCCGGAGGTCAGATCGTTTTTATCGACACGCCCGGAGTCCACAAACCGGATAGCCGCCTTAACCGCAAGATGATGCAGGAAATTCACGCCGCTCTTGAGAGCCGCGACCTTGTTCTGCTACTGGTTGACGCCACGGACCGCTTTGGTCCCGCCGATGAACAAGTCCTTGAACTCGTCAAGCACTCCGGCGCGCCTGTCATTCTGCTGCTGAATAAAGTTGATCGCCTCCACAAAGAGCGCCTGCTGCCGGTAATCGAGCGTTACAGCAAGCTCCACGCATTCCAGGAAGTTATTCCCATCTCGGCCTTGAAGGGAGAAGGGCTTGAAGTGCTGCTCGATAAAGTCATTCGCGCGCTGCCGCAAAGCCCGCCGTATTTTCCTGAAGATCAACTCACTGACCAGCCGGAACGCTTCCTGGCATCAGAAATCATCCGGGAAAAAGTTCTGCTCCAGACCGGTAAAGAAGTGCCTTATGCCACGGCTGTCATCGTTGAGCGATTTGAAGATCTGCCCAAACTGCTGCGCATTGCCGCCGCCATCTTTTGCGAACGCGATAGCCAGAAGGCCATCCTCATCGGCAAAGGCGGCCAGAAGCTCAAGCAGATGGGCACCTCCGCGCGGATGGAACTGGAAAAGCGCTTCGGGAAAAAGGTCTACTTGGAATTGTTTGTAAAGGTCAAAGCCGGCTGGCGTCAGTCAGCGGCTTTCGTTGAAGAACTAGATTGGCGGCGGCAGTTGGAAAATCTTAGTACTCCTCAGAATGATTCGGAAAAATTTTAG